In Ilumatobacter fluminis, the following proteins share a genomic window:
- a CDS encoding AzlD domain-containing protein — protein MSVWSALAITLVVGAMTYGMRAIAIVGLADREIPLPIQRMLKSVGPAVLAALALNLAAGGEGSGPSISWPEALSLVAAAAAAWWSRNVIVSLVAGMSVLWIASALL, from the coding sequence ATGAGTGTCTGGAGCGCCCTGGCCATCACCCTCGTCGTCGGTGCGATGACCTACGGGATGCGTGCCATCGCGATCGTCGGGCTCGCCGACCGGGAGATCCCACTCCCGATCCAACGCATGCTCAAGAGCGTCGGTCCGGCGGTGCTCGCGGCGCTGGCACTGAATCTGGCCGCGGGAGGAGAAGGTTCGGGCCCGAGCATCTCCTGGCCGGAGGCGCTGTCGCTCGTCGCGGCAGCCGCCGCTGCCTGGTGGTCACGCAACGTGATCGTGTCGCTCGTGGCCGGCATGTCGGTGCTCTGGATCGCCTCGGCCCTGCTCTGA
- a CDS encoding AzlC family ABC transporter permease, translated as MSTRRTDNIVGQIVGQVDRRAIADAVPLFIPAIPFGFVVGLAITEGEMPMFIGWLTSPVIFAGAAQLAVITLAGTASIWSVIVAGLVINTRHVMYSAAMAPTFQRQPRWMQWLGPYVLIDQVFALSFLQTDRPPAEFRRYYLSCGFFIWFNWQVTVALGMLVGPIVPDSWRLDFAPAIMFLGPVLIGLEKVPQAAAALVGGTVSLAAAGMPDRLGILVGAIAGVAAGTFAEYKYGDRPVRRVEVTA; from the coding sequence GTGTCAACGCGCCGGACCGACAACATCGTGGGGCAGATCGTGGGGCAGGTCGACCGGCGCGCCATCGCCGACGCGGTCCCGCTCTTCATTCCCGCGATCCCGTTCGGGTTCGTCGTCGGGTTGGCGATCACCGAGGGGGAGATGCCGATGTTCATCGGCTGGCTGACGTCTCCGGTCATCTTTGCCGGTGCGGCGCAATTGGCGGTGATCACCCTGGCGGGCACGGCGTCGATCTGGTCGGTGATCGTCGCCGGGCTCGTGATCAACACCCGGCACGTCATGTACAGCGCTGCGATGGCGCCGACGTTCCAACGACAACCCCGCTGGATGCAATGGCTCGGTCCCTACGTGTTGATCGACCAGGTCTTTGCCTTGTCGTTCCTCCAGACCGATCGGCCACCGGCCGAGTTCCGCCGCTACTACCTCTCGTGCGGTTTCTTCATCTGGTTCAACTGGCAGGTCACCGTTGCGCTCGGGATGCTCGTCGGCCCGATCGTCCCCGACTCGTGGCGACTCGATTTCGCCCCGGCGATCATGTTCCTCGGCCCGGTCCTCATCGGGCTCGAGAAGGTGCCGCAGGCGGCGGCGGCGCTCGTGGGCGGCACCGTGTCGCTGGCGGCGGCCGGTATGCCGGACCGACTCGGCATCCTCGTCGGCGCGATCGCCGGTGTGGCGGCCGGCACGTTCGCCGAGTACAAGTACGGCGACAGACCGGTGCGTCGCGTCGAGGTGACGGCATGA
- a CDS encoding glycoside hydrolase family 2 protein: MELNGTWRAMRADDDARRNAIGLDVDDSGWAELEVPGHWRHHPDFADNDDPVLYRRRFSMPKPDDGRRRWITLDGVFYQADVFLDGAYLGDPEGYFFPHSFDVTALSRIDDEHVVAVEVACPPQHGYRGKRTITGVFQQWDGLDRDWNPGGLWRPVHVYDTGPVRVDRFRVVCRDADQIRAHVLLQARLDSDTARAVTLRTLVDGDVVAESERRVAKGSNDVKWAIDIADPRLWWPRSLGDQPLTTIAVEVEVEGVCSDRRHRRTGLRQVAWNDWRCSVNGERLFLKGANLAPTRAALADATVDEMRRDIELAVDAGLDALRVHGHIAPRPVYDAADELGVLLLQDFPLQWGYARSVRAQAVHQAEAAVDTLGHHPSIVQWNAHNDPVAAGVGMDGDSTRARIRYVASQQLPSWNKSVLDRWVKRTIEQADPTRLVVPHSGVLPHLPMLDGTDSHFYFGWYHGHVRDIDRLAKAVPRVIRFLSEFGAQAVPDSADFIDTDAWPDLDWDHLARHHGLQKWVFDERVPPADFATFDQWRRATQRYQAALLRHHIELLRRLKYAPAGGFCMFSFNDPAPVVSWSVLDHERRPKAGFDAVKRACAPVIVVADPPPAIVAAGDRLSLDLHVVNDRREAILGATVDVTASWPGGSRRWRFAGDADADAVEKVGTIDLDVPATLGALRLDLALTHPDDGQVATNAYRSAITTS, translated from the coding sequence GTGGAGTTGAACGGGACCTGGCGAGCGATGCGCGCCGACGACGACGCCCGACGCAATGCGATCGGTCTCGACGTCGACGACAGCGGCTGGGCCGAGCTGGAGGTGCCCGGCCACTGGCGGCACCACCCGGACTTCGCCGACAACGACGACCCCGTCCTGTACCGACGTCGATTCTCGATGCCGAAACCCGACGACGGTCGACGTCGGTGGATCACACTCGACGGCGTCTTCTACCAGGCCGACGTGTTCCTCGACGGCGCCTACCTCGGCGACCCGGAGGGCTACTTCTTCCCGCACTCGTTCGACGTCACCGCACTGTCTCGGATCGACGACGAGCACGTCGTCGCCGTCGAGGTGGCCTGTCCGCCCCAGCACGGCTACCGCGGCAAGCGGACCATCACCGGGGTCTTCCAGCAGTGGGACGGTCTCGACCGCGACTGGAACCCCGGCGGCCTCTGGCGCCCCGTGCACGTGTACGACACCGGCCCGGTACGCGTCGATCGCTTCCGCGTCGTGTGCCGCGACGCCGACCAGATCCGAGCCCACGTGTTGCTCCAGGCCCGGCTCGACAGCGACACGGCGCGCGCGGTCACCCTCCGGACCCTGGTCGACGGCGACGTCGTCGCCGAGTCGGAGCGACGCGTGGCGAAGGGCAGCAACGACGTCAAGTGGGCGATCGACATCGCCGACCCCCGACTGTGGTGGCCCCGCTCGCTCGGCGATCAGCCGCTGACCACGATCGCCGTCGAGGTCGAGGTCGAGGGGGTCTGCAGCGATCGCCGCCACCGCCGCACGGGTCTGCGCCAGGTGGCCTGGAACGACTGGCGCTGTTCCGTCAACGGTGAGCGTCTGTTCCTGAAGGGCGCCAACCTCGCCCCGACCCGTGCTGCCCTCGCCGACGCGACGGTCGACGAGATGCGCCGAGACATCGAGCTCGCTGTCGACGCCGGGCTCGACGCACTGCGAGTGCACGGCCACATCGCGCCGCGACCGGTCTACGACGCCGCAGACGAACTCGGCGTGCTGTTGCTCCAGGACTTCCCGCTGCAGTGGGGTTACGCACGATCGGTCCGCGCACAGGCCGTGCACCAGGCCGAGGCCGCGGTCGACACGCTCGGACACCACCCGTCGATCGTGCAGTGGAACGCCCACAACGACCCGGTTGCCGCGGGCGTCGGAATGGACGGCGACTCGACGCGAGCGCGCATCCGGTACGTCGCGTCGCAGCAGTTGCCGTCGTGGAACAAGTCGGTGCTCGATCGCTGGGTCAAGCGGACGATCGAACAGGCCGACCCGACCCGACTGGTGGTGCCGCACTCGGGCGTGCTCCCGCACCTGCCGATGCTCGACGGCACCGACAGTCACTTCTACTTCGGCTGGTATCACGGCCACGTCCGCGACATCGACCGGCTCGCGAAGGCGGTCCCGCGGGTCATCCGTTTCCTTTCGGAGTTCGGTGCCCAAGCGGTGCCCGACAGCGCCGACTTCATCGACACCGACGCGTGGCCCGATCTCGACTGGGATCACCTCGCCCGACACCATGGTCTGCAGAAGTGGGTCTTCGACGAGCGGGTGCCGCCGGCCGACTTCGCCACCTTCGATCAGTGGCGTCGGGCCACGCAGCGGTACCAGGCAGCCCTGCTCCGGCATCACATCGAACTGCTCCGTCGGCTCAAGTACGCACCGGCGGGCGGCTTCTGCATGTTCTCGTTCAACGACCCGGCTCCGGTCGTGTCGTGGAGCGTGCTCGATCACGAGCGGCGCCCGAAGGCCGGCTTCGACGCCGTGAAGCGAGCGTGCGCGCCCGTCATCGTCGTCGCCGACCCGCCCCCGGCGATCGTGGCGGCCGGTGACCGACTGTCACTCGACCTCCACGTCGTCAACGACCGCCGTGAGGCGATCCTCGGGGCGACGGTCGACGTGACCGCGTCGTGGCCCGGCGGGTCGCGTCGCTGGCGGTTCGCCGGCGACGCCGACGCGGATGCCGTCGAGAAGGTCGGCACGATCGATCTCGACGTGCCCGCCACGCTCGGCGCCCTCCGCCTCGATCTCGCCCTCACCCACCCCGACGACGGCCAGGTCGCCACCAACGCCTACCGCAGCGCCATCACCACCTCGTAG
- a CDS encoding ABC-F family ATP-binding cassette domain-containing protein yields MGSIRVDAVGWRLPSGDELFRDVSFSVGAGERVALIGANGVGKTSLLRTIIGDEKPSDGRVSIDGRLGVMRQLVGMGDTSEGAATDVRGLLLSIAPDRIQSAAARLALAESRLADHPMQYADALAAWGDAGGYDVEVAWDEACGRTLGVDFRDVADRPLRTLSGGEQKRLALEYLFRSENDVLVLDEPDNFLDVPAKRWLERELNATKKAVLFVSHDRELLSASASKIVTIEAFGSWTHGGGFDGYAAAKQAHDEQRARDAALFDRERERLEELVAEMRRRAKISEVFAPRLKAAESRLRQFLESNERPPDVRDQQIDVRLRGARTGKRAVIIEQLELSGLTDAFDAELWYGERVAVLGGNGAGKSHFLRLLAGDEVDHDGSWRLGANVAPGLFHQTHEHPEWVGRTPVEILHDHDVVLGPAMGMLRRYEIHGCAQQPFETMSGGQQARFQILLLEISGATLLLLDEPTDNLDLVSAEALEHGLDRFDGTVIAVTHDRWFLRGFDRYLVFEPDCTVTDHDTLPDPWH; encoded by the coding sequence GTGGGTTCGATCCGGGTCGACGCAGTGGGGTGGCGACTCCCGAGCGGTGACGAGCTGTTCCGGGACGTCTCGTTCTCCGTCGGGGCGGGCGAACGGGTTGCCCTCATCGGCGCCAACGGGGTCGGCAAGACGTCGCTGCTCCGCACCATCATCGGTGACGAGAAGCCGTCGGACGGTCGTGTCTCGATCGACGGTCGCCTCGGCGTGATGCGTCAGCTGGTCGGAATGGGCGACACGAGCGAGGGAGCGGCGACCGACGTCCGAGGATTGCTGCTGTCGATCGCTCCCGATCGGATCCAGAGCGCTGCGGCTCGCCTCGCATTGGCGGAGTCCCGACTCGCCGACCACCCGATGCAGTACGCCGATGCGCTCGCCGCCTGGGGTGACGCCGGCGGCTACGACGTCGAGGTCGCCTGGGACGAAGCGTGTGGTCGGACACTCGGCGTCGACTTCCGTGACGTCGCCGATCGCCCACTCCGCACGTTGAGCGGCGGTGAGCAGAAGCGGTTGGCACTCGAGTACCTCTTCCGGAGCGAGAACGACGTGCTCGTGCTCGACGAACCCGACAATTTCCTCGACGTGCCCGCGAAGCGTTGGCTCGAACGCGAGTTGAACGCCACCAAGAAGGCCGTGTTGTTCGTCAGCCACGATCGCGAGCTCCTGTCGGCGAGCGCCTCGAAGATCGTGACGATCGAGGCATTCGGATCGTGGACACACGGCGGCGGGTTCGACGGGTACGCCGCCGCCAAGCAAGCCCACGACGAGCAGCGCGCACGGGATGCGGCGCTGTTCGACCGTGAGCGGGAGCGGCTCGAGGAACTCGTCGCCGAGATGCGCCGACGCGCCAAGATCAGCGAGGTCTTCGCGCCTCGCCTGAAGGCGGCGGAGTCGCGACTGCGTCAGTTCCTCGAGAGCAACGAGCGCCCACCGGACGTTCGCGACCAGCAGATCGACGTCCGGTTGCGCGGCGCCCGCACCGGCAAGCGCGCGGTGATCATCGAGCAGCTCGAACTGTCGGGGCTGACCGATGCGTTCGACGCCGAGCTCTGGTACGGCGAGCGAGTCGCCGTCCTCGGCGGCAACGGGGCCGGCAAGAGCCACTTCCTGCGCCTGCTCGCGGGCGACGAGGTCGACCACGACGGCTCGTGGCGGCTCGGCGCCAACGTGGCACCCGGGCTGTTCCACCAGACCCACGAGCACCCCGAGTGGGTCGGCCGGACGCCGGTCGAGATCCTCCACGACCACGACGTCGTTCTCGGCCCCGCCATGGGAATGTTGCGCCGCTACGAGATCCACGGCTGTGCCCAACAGCCGTTCGAGACGATGTCCGGAGGCCAGCAGGCCCGCTTCCAGATCCTGCTGCTCGAGATCTCGGGCGCGACCCTGCTGCTGCTCGACGAACCGACCGACAACCTCGATCTGGTGTCGGCCGAAGCGCTCGAGCACGGGCTCGACCGATTCGACGGCACCGTGATCGCCGTCACCCACGACCGCTGGTTCCTCCGCGGCTTCGACCGCTACCTCGTCTTCGAGCCCGACTGCACCGTCACCGACCACGACACCCTCCCCGACCCCTGGCACTGA
- a CDS encoding TIGR00266 family protein, protein MRTEISYSPAFAMATIHLDPGEGVQAEAGAMMAMTPGIGIETSTRGGIMKGLKRSVLGGESFFLNTFTASQAQDHVIVAPALPGDVITWPLTGNTVYLQSGSYLAAPSSIEVDSKWGGSKTFFSREGLFMLKCSGVGDLIVSSYGAVQAIDLGAGQTYVVDTGHMVGWDEHVQYEVQKVGNWKSTMLGGEGLVVKLTGPGRCYVQTRSPDNFIEWLTPKLPTQRS, encoded by the coding sequence ATGCGCACCGAGATCAGTTACAGCCCGGCGTTCGCGATGGCGACGATCCACCTCGACCCGGGCGAGGGCGTGCAGGCCGAGGCCGGCGCGATGATGGCGATGACGCCGGGCATCGGCATCGAGACCAGCACCCGCGGCGGCATCATGAAGGGGCTGAAGCGATCGGTGCTCGGTGGTGAATCGTTCTTCCTCAACACATTCACCGCCAGTCAGGCCCAGGACCACGTGATCGTGGCACCGGCACTGCCGGGCGACGTGATCACGTGGCCGCTCACCGGCAACACGGTGTACCTCCAGTCGGGCTCGTACCTGGCGGCACCGAGTTCGATCGAGGTCGACAGCAAGTGGGGCGGTTCGAAGACGTTCTTCTCGCGTGAGGGCCTGTTCATGCTGAAGTGTTCGGGTGTCGGCGATCTGATCGTGTCGAGCTACGGCGCCGTGCAGGCCATCGATCTGGGTGCCGGTCAGACGTACGTCGTCGACACGGGCCACATGGTCGGCTGGGACGAGCATGTCCAGTACGAGGTGCAAAAGGTCGGCAACTGGAAGTCGACGATGCTCGGCGGTGAGGGCCTCGTCGTCAAGCTCACCGGGCCCGGTCGCTGCTACGTCCAGACCCGCAGCCCCGACAACTTCATCGAGTGGCTCACCCCCAAACTCCCCACCCAACGCTCCTGA